CCAGGAAGTAATTATAAAGGATAATCCCGATATCACAAAGCTCCCCGTTATTACTTGCTGGCCAAAAGACGGTGGGCCGTTTGTAACCTTACCAATTATTAATACCAAAGATCCAAATACAAATGCCCGTAACGTAGGCATGTATCGTATGCAGGTATTTGGACCAACACTAACCGGTATGCATTGGCATAAGCATAAGGTATCTGCCAAGCATTTCAACGAATATAAAAAGTTAGGTAAGAAGATGCCCGTAGCCGTAGCGCTTGGTGGAGATCCTGCCTATGCTTATTCCGCAACAGCACCGTTGCCTGAAAATGTTGACGAGTACATGTTGGCTGGCTTCTTACGCAAGAAGAAAGTGGAGTTAGTTAAATGCATTACGCAACCTGAAATAGAAGTGCCTGCTGACGCTGACTTTGTTATAGAAGGATATGTAGATCCTAATGATGAGTTGATATGGGAGGGCCCATTCGGCGATCATACAGGCTATTACTCTTTACCTGATTGGTATCCTCGTTTTCATATTACCTGTATCACGCACAAGAAAAATGCTGTTTATCCAGCTACCATTGTTGGTATTCCGCCACAGGAAGATGCATGGTTAGGAAAAGCCACTGAACGCATTTTCCTGGCTCCAATGAAGATGACAATGGTTCCTGAGATCTTGGATATGGATATGCCAGTAGAAGGCGTATTCCATAACCTAGTTATTGCACAAATTAAAAAGGAATATGCCGGACAAGGTCAAAAGGTGATGAACGCGATGTGGGGTGCTGGGCAAATGATGTTTAATAAGATCTTAGTCATAGCTGATGAAGGTGTGAAGATCCAGGATTACGAAGCGTTGACACGTTATGTATTTAAGAATTTAAATCCAGCAACCGATTTCTATTTTTCACAAGGCCCAATGGATGTATTGGATCATAGCTGTAGCAAGTTAGGCTTTGGAGGTAAAATGTGTATTGACGGTACCTTTAAACACGATGAAGAAAAGGATGAAACTTTTGATTTGAAAATTCAATCTGCTGATTTGAATATCCTTAAGGAAAGGTTTTCGGAGATCAGTTCATTGAATGTCTCTTTATTAAAGAAAGATATTCCTGTATTAATGGTTGCCTTAGAAAAGAACCGGAAAGGGCATGTACGCGAGTTACACCAGGCTATCTGTGAGCATAAAGAAGTAGAAGGTATAAAGTTGATCTTATATGTTGAACATACTGTTGATGCCAATGATTTGGGAATTGCTCTTTGGCGCTTTTGCAATAACCTTGATCCTAAAAGAGATTACAACTTGGTTCAACGAGCATCGCTTATACAGCCAGATCATCAGTTTGCATGCATGGGATTGGATGGTACACGCAAAACGAAAGAGTTTGACAACTTTCAACGCGATTGGCCAAACATCATTATTGCTGATGAGAGTACCATAAAATCTGTAGACCAAAAATGGGATCAATTAAATCTGGGGCAATTTATTCCCTCTCCATCCCTGAAATTCCAAGGTCAAGTGTATGGTTCTGAAGCAATGGTATAGTAATCTATAGGCTATAATTGTAATTTTACTTTGTTGCCAAGGAATTCAACCCGGCATAGCTATTGAATTGCATATTTAAATCATTAGTTGGAGATATTGTTTTTAAAATACAGGCATGGCTCTTTTACATTCCACCTGGCTACACCAATTATTGATGTAAATGTTTATTTACTCCTAAATAATTTACCATGAAGCGGATGATTTTGTGGGTAACTACTACATTACTCTGCGTGTCCTGTTTCTCTCAAACCGTTGATAAGAACAATACATTGCTTTGGCGTATCTCCGGCAAAGATTTAAAAACGCCTTCTTATTTATTCGGTACCATACATATGCTGTGTGGCGATGATGTATTTGTTAGCGACAGTTTAAAGTCCGCTATAAAGCAAGCTGATAAAGTTTACTTAGAACTGGACATGGATAACATGTTTGAGTTAATAAGTGTGATGAGTAAAATGAAAATGCGTGGTGATACTACTCTTGCTCAATTACTGAAACCAGAAGAGTATGAAAAGGTCAAAGCCTTTTTTACAACCAATAAGGGTTTTATTCCTTTCTCCATGCTGGAGACTTATAAGCCTATGTTAGCGGCTTCCACACTCATGCAGAATTCTGTTGATTGTAGCCATCCCATGGCTATGGAGCAACTTATAATGAAAGAAGCCAAACATGAGGGTGTTGGAATAAAGGGGTTGGAAACGATGGCCTTTCAAATGAGTATTTTCGACAGTATTCCTTATGGGATACAAGCAAGACAACTACTGAATTACGTTGAGAACTACGAAAAAAAGGATGATAATAAAGAGTTTGAAGAACTAACCAAAGCCTATAGAAATCAAGACCTCAAATTGCTTGAAGAATTAACAGAAAAGGAAGATGCCGGTGTTGAAAAGTTCACAGAGATCATGTTGTACAGGCGTAATGAAGATTGGACTCAGAAGTTAAGCCTAATCATGCCCAATGGTCCAATTGTAGTAGCTGTAGGAGCTGGTCACTTACCAGGAGAGAGAGGCGTTATCAACTTGTTACGCAAAGCAGGATATAAAGTGGAACCCGTTGAAAACAAAATGATCAAAAACTACGAAAAGACATTATAAAGAAAAACCCCGCAAGAAGCGGGGTTTTTAGTATTAGAACTGCTCCAGTCCGGAGAAGAAGAAGTTACCTTCAATTTGTGCGTTTTCATCGCTATCGCTACCGTGTACAGCATTCTCGCCAAGAGAAGTAGCAAATAATTTACGGATTGTACCTTCATCAGCTTTTGCTGGGTCAGTTGCACCAATCAGCGTTCTGAAATCAGCTACAGCGTTTTCTTTTTCTAAAATAGCTGCAATGATAAGTCCGCTGCTCATAAATTCAACTAGCTCACCATAGAAAGGACGCTCTTTATGCACTGCATAAAACTCACCAGCTTTCTCCGTAGTTAAACGAGTTTGTTTTAAAGCTACAACACGGAAACCCGATTTAATAATCTTATCCAGGATAGCACCAGCGTGACCATTTTTCATGGCATCTGGCTTAATCATCGTAAATGTTCTATTGCTCATTAC
This genomic interval from Flavisolibacter tropicus contains the following:
- a CDS encoding menaquinone biosynthesis decarboxylase, producing the protein MAYKNLQQFIQVLEQEGELVRIKAFVDPHLEIAEITDRISKTPGGGKALLFENTGYDFPVLMNAYGSEKRMCLALGVKHLDEVAEDIEHLFQLLASPKESILDKLKLLPKLGQFASWMPKVKAGKGECQEVIIKDNPDITKLPVITCWPKDGGPFVTLPIINTKDPNTNARNVGMYRMQVFGPTLTGMHWHKHKVSAKHFNEYKKLGKKMPVAVALGGDPAYAYSATAPLPENVDEYMLAGFLRKKKVELVKCITQPEIEVPADADFVIEGYVDPNDELIWEGPFGDHTGYYSLPDWYPRFHITCITHKKNAVYPATIVGIPPQEDAWLGKATERIFLAPMKMTMVPEILDMDMPVEGVFHNLVIAQIKKEYAGQGQKVMNAMWGAGQMMFNKILVIADEGVKIQDYEALTRYVFKNLNPATDFYFSQGPMDVLDHSCSKLGFGGKMCIDGTFKHDEEKDETFDLKIQSADLNILKERFSEISSLNVSLLKKDIPVLMVALEKNRKGHVRELHQAICEHKEVEGIKLILYVEHTVDANDLGIALWRFCNNLDPKRDYNLVQRASLIQPDHQFACMGLDGTRKTKEFDNFQRDWPNIIIADESTIKSVDQKWDQLNLGQFIPSPSLKFQGQVYGSEAMV
- a CDS encoding TraB/GumN family protein, producing the protein MKRMILWVTTTLLCVSCFSQTVDKNNTLLWRISGKDLKTPSYLFGTIHMLCGDDVFVSDSLKSAIKQADKVYLELDMDNMFELISVMSKMKMRGDTTLAQLLKPEEYEKVKAFFTTNKGFIPFSMLETYKPMLAASTLMQNSVDCSHPMAMEQLIMKEAKHEGVGIKGLETMAFQMSIFDSIPYGIQARQLLNYVENYEKKDDNKEFEELTKAYRNQDLKLLEELTEKEDAGVEKFTEIMLYRRNEDWTQKLSLIMPNGPIVVAVGAGHLPGERGVINLLRKAGYKVEPVENKMIKNYEKTL
- a CDS encoding nucleoside-diphosphate kinase, whose protein sequence is MSNRTFTMIKPDAMKNGHAGAILDKIIKSGFRVVALKQTRLTTEKAGEFYAVHKERPFYGELVEFMSSGLIIAAILEKENAVADFRTLIGATDPAKADEGTIRKLFATSLGENAVHGSDSDENAQIEGNFFFSGLEQF